Proteins from one Nicotiana tabacum cultivar K326 chromosome 23, ASM71507v2, whole genome shotgun sequence genomic window:
- the LOC107791089 gene encoding uncharacterized protein LOC107791089, producing MREPGDARLEAGFRLALQGKGQAEAGVRLALQGKGQVEAGVRLAMPGLGPDAAAGVQVLEKHFDELYALLNKFSKSNPDWKGEMGKHTVQKSAGVLELDVILALSAQISSMTNQVNQMTLVINKQQPVLLVQVFCELGLGEPRPTTVILQLADRSLAHPKGVIKDVLVQVGSFIFPADFIILDYEPYQEVPFILGHPFLATGRAIIDVYEGKMTMRVGNRVEVFNVYKTLRLLAQYEELFMISVMEGDATSVVPYMSPIDPLERALIGDEEDIEDEMMGEIEQVLDMSSNYFHGFGKFEELDRPVTLTPPKPSIEEAPKLELKPLSVHLHYAYLGNSKILLVIISSSLTNTQEEKLLRVLREHKKAIGWTIVDIKGIIPSFCMHKIFLEDGHRLSVEQQRRLNPIMKEVVKKEVIKLLDAGIIFPISDSNWVSPVQCVPKKGGMTVIANKKNDLIPTRTVMGWRVCIDYRRLNKATCKDHFPLPFIDQILDRLVGLLEKDVTFNFDDACLKAFEELKKNLVAAPIIVAPDWSLPFDLMCDASDHAIGAVLGQRKDRVFYFIYYESKTLDDAQLNYTTTEKELLAIVWAFEKFREFDVEIRDQKGIENKVADHLSRLESHDHVEEGGQIKEVFPDEHLFAITQDPPPWYADYVNYLVSGVLPPEIESEARKRFLHDVNIYYLDEPYLYEQCADQLLRR from the exons ATGAGAGAACCTGGCGATGCCAGGCTTGAAGCTGGCTTTAGGCTGGCattgcaaggcaaaggccaggcTGAAGCTGGCGTTAGGCTGGCGTTGCAAGGCAAAGGCCAAGTTGAAGCTGGCGTTAGGCTGGCGATGCCAGGCCTGGGGccag ATGCTGCAGCTGGAGTTCAAGTGTTAGAGAAACACTTTGATGAGCTATAtgcattattgaacaaattctccaaaagcAATCCGGATTGGAAAGGAGAAATGGGCAAACACACGGTGCAAAAGTCTGCAGGGGTTCTCGAGTTAGATGTCATCTTGGCATTATCAGCGCAAATTTCTTCAATGACCAACCAAGTCAATCAGATGACCTTGGTTATTAACAAGCAGCAACCAGTGCTACTGGTTCAAGTGTTTTGTGAA TTGGGGTTGGGTGAGCCACGCCCAACAACGGTAATCTTACAGTTGGCTGATCGCTCCCTTGCTCATCCTAAAGGAGTGATTAAAGATGTGTTAGTTCAAGTGGGTTCTTTCATATTCCctgctgatttcattatcttggactACGAGCCTTATCAGGAAGTCCCATTTATTTTGGGGCATCCATTTTTAGCCACGGGCCGAGCTATTATTGATGTTTACGAAGGAAAGATGACGATGCGAGTAGGCAATCGAGTGGAGGTATTCAATGTATATAAAACACTCAGATTACTAGCCCAATATGAAGAGCTATTCATGATTTCTGTGATGGAAGGTGATGCTACATCAGTAGTGCCTTATATGAGCCCTATAGATCCTCTTGAACGAGCTTTGATTGGGGATGAAGAAGACATCGAAGATGAAATGATGGGAGAAATTGAGCAAGTACTTGATATGTCCTCCAATTATTTCCATGGGTTTggaaaatttgaggagttggacaGGCCTGTCACTCTGACCCCTCCTAAGCCAtctattgaagaagctccaaagctAGAACTTAAGCCCCTATCAGTGCATCTGCACTATGCTTATTTGGGGAACTCTAAGATATTGCTCGTGATTATCTCATCCAGCTTAACTAACACACAAGAAGAAAAATTGCTCAGAGTACTTCGCGAGCATaaaaaggctattgggtggacaattGTTGACATCAAGGGAATCATTCCATcgttttgcatgcataaaatcttcTTGGAAGATGGACACCGCCTTAGTGTTGAGCAGCAAAGGAGGTTAAATCCCATTATGAAGGAGGTCGTGAAAAAGGAAGTAATTAAGTTGCTCGATGCAGGTATCATCTTTCCTATTTCTGACAGCAACTGGGTAAGCCCAGTTCAATGTGTGCCCAAAAAAGGGGGGATGACTGTGATTGCGAATAAGAAAAATGATCTAATTCCTACTCGCACTGTAATGGGGTGGAGAGTCTGCATCGATTATAGAAGGCTCAACAAAGCAACCTGTAAGGACCACTTTCCACttccattcattgaccaaatatTGGACAGATTAGTGGG GTTGCTTGAAAAAGATGTAACTTTCAATTTTGATGACGCCTGCCTCAAGGCATTTGAAGAACTCAAAAAGAATTTGGTGGCTGCTCCCATTATTGTGGCACCAGATTGGTCCTTACCATTTGATCTtatgtgtgatgcgagtgacCATGCTATTGGGGCAGTGCTAGGCCAGAGGAAAGACAGGGTGTTTTATTTCATTTACTATGAGAGTAAGACTCTTGATGATGCACAACTGAATTACACCACCACTGAAAAGGAGTTGTTAGCCATTGTGTGGGCCTTTGAGAAATTTCGG GAATTTGATGTAGAAATACGAGATCAAAAGGGCATAGAGAACAAAGTAGCTGACCATCTATCAAGGCTGGAAAGTCACGACCACGTGGAGGAGGGTGGCCAAATTAAAGAAGTATTTCCCGATGAGCATCTTTTTGCTATCACCCAAGACCCTCCCCCATGGTACGCAGACTATgtgaattatcttgtgagtggggtACTTCCTCCTGAAATTGAATCTGAAGCTAGAAAGAggtttttacatgatgtgaacaTCTACTATTTGGATGAGCCATATTTGTACGAGCAATGTGCTGATCAGTTGCTGAGGAGATGA